Proteins found in one Neomonachus schauinslandi chromosome 1, ASM220157v2, whole genome shotgun sequence genomic segment:
- the TIGIT gene encoding T-cell immunoreceptor with Ig and ITIM domains codes for MRWYLLLIWAQGLGQAPLPASGAVSGRIVTMGNVSAEEGGSVTLQCHLSSTTAKVTQVNWEQQDQLLAVHHANLGWHIYPAFRERVAPGPNLGLTLQSLTRNDTGEYFCTYHTYPDGIYRGTLFLEVLHSSVVEHSAAFQIPLLGAVATVLAVICVAAIMVVTLTRKKKSCRVHCAESGLRMLAREQEEWNARALSSAGSGGQAETAPVGFYTEQWGEDYAEPHDYFNVLSYRSLGSFSFPAEMG; via the exons ATGCGGTGGTATCTCCTCCTGAtctgggcccagggcctggggcaggctcccctcccagcctcag GCGCTGTGTCAGGCAGGATAGTAACAATGGGGAATGTTTCTGCAGAGGAAGGTGGCTCTGTCACCTTGCAATGTCATCTCTCCTCCACCACTGCCAAAGTGACTCAGGTCAACTGGGAGCAGCAGGACCAACTTCTGGCCGTTCATCATGCTAACTTGGGGTGGCACATCTACCCAGCCTTCAGGGAGCGCGTGGCCCCAGGCCCCAACCTGGGCCTCACCTTGCAGTCGCTGACCAGGAATGACACAGGGGAATACTTCTGCACCTATCACACCTACCCTGATGGGATTTACAGAGGGACACTCTTTCTGGAGGTCCTACACAGCTCAG TGGTTGAGCACAGCGCTGCGTTCCAGATCCCACTGCTGGGAGCCGTGGCCACAGTGCTGGCAGTCATCTGTGTGGCAGCCATCATGGTGGTCACCCTGACCAGAAAG aagaaATCTTGCAGAGTCCATTGTGCGGAAAGTGGCCTCAGGATGCTGGCACGCGAACAGGAGGAATGGAACGCCCGAGCTCTGTCATCAGCTGGAAGTGGCGGGCAGGCAGAGACGGCGCCTGTGGGCTTCTACacagagcagtggggagaggacTATGCCGAGCCACATGACTACTTCAATGTCCTGAGCTACAGGAGCCTTGGAAGCTTCAGCTTCCCGGCCGAGATGGGTTAG